A single region of the Salvia miltiorrhiza cultivar Shanhuang (shh) chromosome 8, IMPLAD_Smil_shh, whole genome shotgun sequence genome encodes:
- the LOC130996872 gene encoding ferritin-like catalase Nec2, translated as MALVSTPIAVAILMLIMIVPSRSSDPVCPPGYPTHETPVTRRDKDLFKFSLNMEYLEAEFFLWGAFGYGLDRAAPALVNGGPPPAAAQKANLDSLTEHMIGEFGLQEIGHIRSIVRTAGGFPRPLMDLSADNFAKLLDGAFGCKMEPPFDPYRDPLSYMIGAYALPYLGLVGYVAANPFLVGDISKALLARLLGVEAGQDAVIREYLYERAAEVVRPYNHTVAEFTARISEVNNRLAKCGVKDEGIIVPRYLGAENRTESNVLSADANSLSYSRTPPELLRILYGTGDEHVPGGFFPEGANGKIARDFLS; from the exons atggcgCTTGTATCAACACCTATTGCCGTTGCCATATTGATGCTAATAATGATTGTTCCAAGTAGGAGCTCCGACCCGGTTTGCCCTCCGGGTTACCCGACCCATGAAACCCCAGTGACCCGACGAGACAAGGACTTGTTCAAGTTTTCATTAAACATGGAGTACTTGGAAGCTGAATTTTTCCTCTGGGGCGCCTTCGGCTACGGCCTCGATCGCGCCGCGCCGGCGCTCGTCAACGGCGGCCCTCCGCCCGCCGCCGCGCAGAAAGCCAATCTCGATTCCCTTACCGAGCACATGATCGGAGAATTCGGCCTGCAAGAAATAGGCCACATCAG GTCAATCGTGAGGACGGCGGGCGGATTTCCTCGGCCGCTGATGGATCTTAGCGCCGACAACTTCGCGAAGCTTCTCGACGGAGCCTTTGGTTGCAAAATGGAGCCGCCGTTCGACCCTTACCGCGACCCCCTCAGCTACATGATCGGCGCTTACGCGTTGCCCTACCTAGGGCTGGTGGGCTACGTCGCCGCCAACCCTTTCCTCGTCGGTGATATCTCCAAAGCC CTTTTGGCGCGGCTGTTGGGGGTGGAGGCGGGGCAGGACGCGGTGATAAGGGAGTATCTGTACGAGCGGGCGGCGGAGGTGGTGCGGCCTTACAATCACACGGTGGCGGAGTTCACTGCGCGGATTTCTGAGGTGAATAACAGATTGGCTAAGTGTGGGGTGAAAGATGAAGGGATCATTGTGCCGCGGTATCTCGGGGCGGAGAACCGGACGGAGAGCAACGTGCTGTCGGCCGACGCCAACTCTCTCTCCTACAGCAGGACTCCGCCGGAGCTATTGAGGATTCTGTACGGCACCGGAGACGAGCACGTTCCCGGTGGGTTCTTCCCGGAGGGAGCCAACGGGAAGATAGCCAGAGACTTCCTTTCATGA